In the genome of Syntrophomonadaceae bacterium, the window TTTGTATAGCAACAACAGAAGGTTCTTGCAGAATAACACCTTTACCTCTTGCATAAACAAGGGTATTCGCCGTGCCCAGATCTATGCCCAAATCTCTGGCAAAAAACAAGGGTCTCACTCCTTCCAGGAAAAAAGTTAACTTTACTGGAACACTTTTCGAACATCAAGGATCACTGTCCATTATATGATAGTTGTCCTGAAAGGAGCAAGGGAAAGATTTGCTAGCAAAGGTCCGCTCTCCAAACTTAAATTATACCTCTTTCTTTCAAGCTGACATGCCGGTTATCTCCGATAATGACATGGTCTAACACATCAATACCAAGCAGCTTGCCGGCCTCCCACAGTCTTTTTGTTACTTCTGTATCGTCCCGGCTGGGCGCCGGGTCGCCACTTGGATGGTTATGCGCCAAAATAACGGCAGCTGCGCTGCGCTTGATTGGATTCTTAAAGACTTCCCGCGGGTGCACCAACGAACCGCTCAGATGACCGATGGAAACAGTATCGACAGCCAGCAAGCGGTTTTTTGTGTTTAAACTTAGCACCTTAAAATACTCCCGGTCCAGCCACCGCAATTCTTCCATCAATAAAACCGCCACATCATCAGGAGATTTAATAAGCGGCTGTTCCCCATGGGAAGCGATGGCAATGCGGCGGCCAAGCTCAACAGCCGCTTTGATTTGGGCTGCCTTAGCAAATCCCACTCCCTTGACAGATCTCAAGTCTTCACAAGAAGCCAGGGCTAAATAAGAGAGCCCGCCGGGGCGGCTGAGAATAGCAGCAGCCAAATCCAACGCGGTTTCCCCTGTTGTGCCGGTTCCTAACAATATCGCCAGCAGTTCCGGGCTAGACAGCCCTTGTGCGCCCACTGCCACCAGCCTTTCTCTGGGGCGCATATCTTCGGGGAGATCTTTCATGGTATAGCCATATTGCCCCACTTCCTGCCCTTCCTTAACTACCCTGACCATTTGCCTGTCCCCTTTCTTTTTAAAGGACCCGGATGCCGAATTCCCGGAGCAGTACTGCCAGTTTTGTTAAAGGCAAACCAACCACGTTAAAATAACAGCCGTTTATTTTCTCCACCAAGAGCGCTCCCATGCCTTGAATGCCGTAAGCGCCAGCCTTATCCACCGGCTCACCGGTATTCACATATGCTTCAATTTCCGCCAAGGACAACTGCCGGAAAGAAACCTCGGTCTCTTGAAATGCCTGGCGGCATCGCCCTGATAACGCGTCCGCCAGAGCAATACCTGTAAACACGTGGTGGGATTGGCCGTTAAGACACGTCAGCATTTCTACCGCTTTGCCCCTGGAAACCGGCTTGCCCAGAATATCCCCGTTTTTACTGACCACGATCGTATCCGCACCTATGACAAGGCCGCCAGATAGGTGTCTTGCAACGGCGGCAGCTTTTCTGAGGGCCAGTTCCTGCACCAAAGCCCCATGGTTTTGGGTCATTTCAGCCGGCACAGTTTCATCAACCTGACTCGGGATTACTTCAAAAGTCAGTCCGATTTGCCGCAGCAACTGTTCCCGTCTTGGCGAAGCCGAAGCAAGTATTAATCTCATACCTGTACCCCTTCAATGACAAAAAGATAACGCCTTGGAAACATAAGCCCCAAAGACGTCTCGTGGATAATAGGACAAATTGGTTGTCCCCATCTAGTATTTTCCTCTGCGATAGCCTAAGTTAAAGGTCAAAATTTCCAAGTTTACAGACAAATCCACATTGCGGAACTCAATTTCTTCAGGCAGCGTCAAAACCCGGGGAGCAAAGTTCAGGATAGCCTTTACTCCGGCTTTAACCAGCAAGTTGGCTGTTTCCTGGGCATACTCCGATGGAACAGCAATGATACCGATAACATTTCCCGCTTGAGAAATAACGTTTTCCATTTCGGAAAGGGGATGAATTTCGATCCCGTTTAACTTATAGCCAATCTTATGGGGGTCGTTGTCGAATATGGCCAGCACCCGGAACCCTCTGTTGCGGAAGCCGCCATACATTGAAAGAGCAGTCCCCAGATTGCCGGCTCCCACAATTACCACCGGCCAGGAATGGTTTAAACCAAGGATTTTCATGATCTGCCGATGTAAATCTTTGGCATTGTACCCTACACCCCGGGTGCCGAATTCTCCGAAATAGGCCAAATCTTTTCGGACCTGGGCAGGGCTTACGCCAACACCCTCGGCAATCTCATCAGATGAAATAGTCACAACTCCCCTTCTATCCACTTGATCCAGGAAGCGTGAATAGACCGAAAGACGGATAATGGTTGCCTCGGGAATCTTCATGGTCTTCAAGGTTTCTCATCCCCCCTTCTTTATCTAAAATACAAAAATCACATTACTATTTTACACTTTAAATTTAAAATATTCTATTTTGTTGCCAAAAAACCTTTTTTTCGCATATTTATTGAATGTTCCAGCTCTCTTTGGATCAGCAATGACCTGATCTCTGCTATGGTGTAGAAAGAACCGGTGGCACAAACAAGGTCATCAGGGCCAGCCAGGCTGATGGCTTTATTCAGGGCCAGATGGACATCTTCTTCCAAAAAAACAGAAGCAGTATATCTGCTGGCCATGCGCCCCATTTCCTGCCAATCGCCTGCCCTTGGGCTTAAGGGTTTTGTCACCACCACAAAACGAGCCAAAGGAGCCAAAAGACGCAAGACTTTTTCTCTTTCCTTGTCAGCCAGCATGCCGATCAACAAAACCAGTTCTTTATGCCGGAAAAACTCTTGCAAAGCCTTTTCTAAAGTTACGGCCCCGTCATAATTATGAGCAACATCGATAAGGATTGCAGGAGAATGGCCAAAGACCTCCAGTCTGGCGGGCCAGCTGGTATTCGCCAATCCCTCTTTTACTGCTCCCGCCAAGATGCGGACTCCCTTCCTTTCCAATACCTCAATTGTTAAAACGGCAGTAGCGGCATTGATCAGCTGATGCCTGCCCACCAGGGGCAAAAACAGCTCCTGGTATAAACGAGTCGAACCCTTTAAATTAAATAAACAACCGGTGCTGTCAACCTTAATCTCTTCCCAGGCCATCAAGTCGTCAACATGGTAAAGAAAGGCAGCCTCCTCTTTACACTTTTCCTTGATCGCTGTTAAAGCCTCCGGATGGCGGGCAGCGGTAACTACTAAACCCTCGGACTTAATAATCCCGGCCTTTACCTGGGCAATTTCCCCGACGGTGTTGCCCAGGTATTCCATGTGGTCCATTCCAACATTGGTAATTACCGCCACCAGAGGGGCAGGGATAATATTGGTTGAATCGATTGCCCCGCCTAACCCCACCTCTAATACGGCAAAGTCCACCTCTTCCTCTGCAAAATATAATAGAGACAGGGCCGTATTTACCTCAAACTCGGTAGGATGTTCGTGTCCTTCTCTTACCATCTGCTCCAGCAAAGGACGGAGCCTTTCAATCAGCGCGGCCACCCGGACTTCAGGAATATCCCGGCCATTTATTTTCGTCCTTTCGGTATAGCTATGCAGGTGAGGCGAAGTGAATAGCCCTGTCTTGTAGCCTGCTGACTGCAGAATAGAGGCAATCATCACAGACGTGGAGCCTTTCCCATTGGTGCCGCCCACATGAATAAACCTTAGCCGGTGATGAGGGTTACCCAACAATCCCATCAGGTGCTCAATTCTGCCCAGGCCAAAATTATAGCCGAACTTGGTCAAATCTGTCAGATACTGAATAGCTTCCCGGTAGTCCACATCTATCCCCTTCCACAAAGCCTGGCTACTTACTTATCTCTTTAATCAGTCGCTTGCAGCCTGGCAATCCGATCCAAAAGAGTTGCCTTTTTAGCCATGTACTCTTGTCTTTTAGCCTCCTCTTTTTCTACAACTTCCTGGGGGGCCTTGGCAAGGAAACCCTGGTTCTGCAGTTTTCCTTCCGTTCTCTCCAATTCCCTGGCCACCAGATCCAACTCCCTGGTCAGCCGCTTTATTTCTTTATCCAGGTCAATTAATCCTACTAACGGCAGGTACACTTCTGCACCGGCCACAACAGCTGCCGCAGCCTGGCCTGGTTTCTCCGCCAGATCCCCAACCTCAACCCTGACAGTATCTGCTCCGGCTAGCTGCTTGATATAGCTCATTCCAGCAATTAGCGTTTCTTTAACGGAGGCGTTTTTTGCAACCAAAACCAATTCTACCCTTTTGCCCGGCATAACACCCGATTCCGCCCGCATATTCCTGGCAGCCCTGATCACATCCATCACCAGTTCCATTTCCTTTTCCAGCACAGGGTCATCCCAGCTGGCATCTGCTTCTGGCCAGGCAGCAATAGAAATGCTTTCCCCGTCTACCCGCAGGTGATGCCAGATCTCCTCAGTGATAAACGGCATAAACGGATGCAAAAGCTGCATTGTCCCCGTCAGGATATGGCGCAAAACCATCTGGGCAGTATTTTTGCTCGCTAGAGTTTCCTTGCCATATAACCGCGGTTTAACCAGCTCTATGTACCAGTCGCAAAACTCGCTCCAGATAAAATCATAGAGGACCCTGGCCGCTTCCCCGATCTCATAGCGCTCCAGCAAAGACGTGGTGTCCCGCACCGTCTT includes:
- the maf gene encoding septum formation inhibitor Maf, whose translation is MRLILASASPRREQLLRQIGLTFEVIPSQVDETVPAEMTQNHGALVQELALRKAAAVARHLSGGLVIGADTIVVSKNGDILGKPVSRGKAVEMLTCLNGQSHHVFTGIALADALSGRCRQAFQETEVSFRQLSLAEIEAYVNTGEPVDKAGAYGIQGMGALLVEKINGCYFNVVGLPLTKLAVLLREFGIRVL
- a CDS encoding redox-sensing transcriptional repressor Rex, with the translated sequence MKTMKIPEATIIRLSVYSRFLDQVDRRGVVTISSDEIAEGVGVSPAQVRKDLAYFGEFGTRGVGYNAKDLHRQIMKILGLNHSWPVVIVGAGNLGTALSMYGGFRNRGFRVLAIFDNDPHKIGYKLNGIEIHPLSEMENVISQAGNVIGIIAVPSEYAQETANLLVKAGVKAILNFAPRVLTLPEEIEFRNVDLSVNLEILTFNLGYRRGKY
- the radC gene encoding DNA repair protein RadC; the encoded protein is MKDLPEDMRPRERLVAVGAQGLSSPELLAILLGTGTTGETALDLAAAILSRPGGLSYLALASCEDLRSVKGVGFAKAAQIKAAVELGRRIAIASHGEQPLIKSPDDVAVLLMEELRWLDREYFKVLSLNTKNRLLAVDTVSIGHLSGSLVHPREVFKNPIKRSAAAVILAHNHPSGDPAPSRDDTEVTKRLWEAGKLLGIDVLDHVIIGDNRHVSLKERGII
- a CDS encoding bifunctional folylpolyglutamate synthase/dihydrofolate synthase; protein product: MDYREAIQYLTDLTKFGYNFGLGRIEHLMGLLGNPHHRLRFIHVGGTNGKGSTSVMIASILQSAGYKTGLFTSPHLHSYTERTKINGRDIPEVRVAALIERLRPLLEQMVREGHEHPTEFEVNTALSLLYFAEEEVDFAVLEVGLGGAIDSTNIIPAPLVAVITNVGMDHMEYLGNTVGEIAQVKAGIIKSEGLVVTAARHPEALTAIKEKCKEEAAFLYHVDDLMAWEEIKVDSTGCLFNLKGSTRLYQELFLPLVGRHQLINAATAVLTIEVLERKGVRILAGAVKEGLANTSWPARLEVFGHSPAILIDVAHNYDGAVTLEKALQEFFRHKELVLLIGMLADKEREKVLRLLAPLARFVVVTKPLSPRAGDWQEMGRMASRYTASVFLEEDVHLALNKAISLAGPDDLVCATGSFYTIAEIRSLLIQRELEHSINMRKKGFLATK